AGGTCCAGTGGAACGCTGGTAGAAACGTGTCGACGATTGGGGATTTCCCCCCGGTTGTGTTTGGACGAGGGTTGTCAGGCTGTCGAATTGGTGAAAAATCGGGAAAATCGAACGGCGAAGTGCAAGACGGACGCTGCGCCGATGCGAAGAATACAGTGGCCAATACGGTGACAACATGCAGGATGCGGCAGCGGGCTGTCTGGCAGGGAGAAACGGATGACAAACGACGGTCCCACGATTCCACATCCGGCGGTGGAAGAGGCCTTTCATTCGTCCGCATCCGGTTTTCGCATCTACAGTTGCGTTCATACCGGCCCTGAGACGAAAGGGGTCATTCTGCTGACCCACGGGCTCGGTGAACACAGCGGACGCTACGGCCACGTCATTCACCAGATGCAGGAAGCAGGTCTGGCGACCGTGCGGTTCGACCTGCGGGGACATGGCCGGTCGGACGGCCCGCGAGGGCATGCCGGCAGCTATGAAAGCCTGCTCGATGACCTCTCGCTGATGTATCAGTGGACCCGGGCACGATTTCCTGGCATCCCGCTGGTGGTCTACGGCCACAGTCTGGGTGGGAATCTGGTCGCCAACTGGTGTTTGCGGCGTCGGCTCGAATCGTCGCAGATCGCCGGCGCGGTGCTTTCGTCGCCCTGGTTTCTCCTGACGGCACAGCCTTCGCCGCTGAAAGTCGCCATCATCAAAATGCTGGCCGGGTACTGGCCGAATTTTCCCATTCCCGCCAAGTTCCGTCCGAAGCGGCTGACCCGACATCGCGCGGCGATTGATGCCTACGAGCACGACCCGTTGATTCACCGTCGCGTCTCCGTGCGACTGGCGTCAGACTGTTTTGACGCCGGCCAGTGGGCGCTCGAGCACGCCTCGACCTGCCATGTGCCGATTCTGGGGATGCATGGAACCGCCGATTCGATCACGAACCCGGCGGGAACCATACGGTTCTGCGAAGCG
This window of the Planctomicrobium piriforme genome carries:
- a CDS encoding alpha/beta hydrolase; the encoded protein is MTNDGPTIPHPAVEEAFHSSASGFRIYSCVHTGPETKGVILLTHGLGEHSGRYGHVIHQMQEAGLATVRFDLRGHGRSDGPRGHAGSYESLLDDLSLMYQWTRARFPGIPLVVYGHSLGGNLVANWCLRRRLESSQIAGAVLSSPWFLLTAQPSPLKVAIIKMLAGYWPNFPIPAKFRPKRLTRHRAAIDAYEHDPLIHRRVSVRLASDCFDAGQWALEHASTCHVPILGMHGTADSITNPAGTIRFCEAAPNAKLLLFEDLVHEPHNEADWRSVVGQVRDWIVHRIEAAPQILSQVHANSVVETLAARQ